A stretch of the Rhizobium sullae genome encodes the following:
- a CDS encoding CocE/NonD family hydrolase, whose protein sequence is MTARGFSTIENQWITLKDGTRLAARIWMPDGAENDPVPAVFEFLPYRKRDGTSLRDESTYPVFAVAGIAGVRVDIRGSGESDGVIDGEYTELELANACELIAWIAAQPWSNGSVGMMGISWGGFNSLQVAALRPPALKAVISIASTVDRYNDDIHYKNGCHLSAQLSWAATMLGYQSRSPDPTLVGERWKEMWLERLEQEPFFMEEWLTHQRRDAFWRHGSISQDFSNVEIPALVIAGWADGYRNTPLAAVEGLGEKAKALIGPWVHKYPHFAWPKPRTDFHGEAIAWWNKWLRGEDNGIDMLPQTRAYILDAIRPAPRREFDPGFWVAKDDWKPPEMQCFYVEQFGKLTEGMPIPQAPEHTAYLRSPLDTGTASGEYFTLKPDAEMAIDQRSDDAASLTFDTTPLAADHDYLGRPVLSLSLRSEALTGNLCARLVDIHPDGTATRVAFGVINLTHRDGNADPAPLPPSEKVSIRLVLDACGYRFRKGHRIRLSLSTAYWPMILPPPDDQGVEIDIASLGLALPMLGEHRRVDIPEPANPDPLPKYIEHAPAAAKRQVMRDLSANRTEYLIHEDTGLYEHPETGLSTRQLREEVWSISPADPLSMTGNSTWTCDMRRPGWFVRTVATAKIACTKTDWVINALVTAYEADVQIFEKVFAEKRVPRDLM, encoded by the coding sequence ATGACCGCGCGCGGTTTCAGCACAATCGAAAATCAATGGATCACGCTGAAGGACGGCACGCGGCTTGCCGCCCGCATCTGGATGCCGGATGGTGCGGAGAACGATCCGGTGCCCGCCGTCTTTGAATTTCTGCCTTATCGAAAGCGGGACGGAACGAGCCTTCGCGACGAATCGACCTATCCGGTCTTCGCGGTTGCAGGAATTGCCGGCGTCCGCGTCGATATCCGCGGCTCCGGCGAATCCGACGGCGTGATCGATGGCGAATACACAGAACTTGAACTTGCCAACGCCTGCGAACTGATCGCGTGGATTGCCGCTCAGCCCTGGTCAAACGGTTCGGTCGGCATGATGGGGATCTCCTGGGGCGGCTTTAACAGCCTGCAGGTTGCAGCGCTCCGGCCTCCAGCGCTGAAGGCCGTCATCTCGATCGCCTCCACGGTCGACCGCTACAATGACGATATCCACTATAAAAACGGCTGCCATCTTTCCGCGCAACTCTCGTGGGCAGCAACCATGCTTGGCTATCAATCCCGTTCGCCCGATCCGACTCTGGTCGGCGAACGTTGGAAAGAGATGTGGCTGGAGCGACTCGAGCAGGAGCCCTTCTTCATGGAAGAGTGGCTGACCCATCAGCGCCGCGACGCGTTCTGGCGCCACGGCTCGATCTCACAGGATTTTTCGAATGTCGAGATTCCCGCGCTAGTGATCGCAGGCTGGGCGGACGGCTATCGCAATACGCCTTTGGCGGCTGTCGAAGGGCTGGGTGAGAAAGCGAAGGCCCTGATCGGCCCGTGGGTTCACAAATATCCGCACTTCGCCTGGCCGAAGCCGCGGACAGACTTTCATGGCGAAGCGATCGCCTGGTGGAACAAGTGGCTGCGCGGCGAGGACAACGGCATCGACATGCTGCCCCAGACCCGAGCATATATTCTTGACGCCATCCGCCCGGCTCCGCGGCGCGAGTTCGATCCGGGCTTCTGGGTTGCCAAGGATGATTGGAAGCCGCCGGAAATGCAGTGCTTCTATGTAGAGCAATTCGGCAAGCTGACTGAGGGCATGCCGATCCCGCAGGCGCCGGAACACACAGCTTATCTGCGTTCGCCGCTAGATACTGGCACCGCATCCGGCGAATATTTTACGCTGAAGCCCGATGCGGAGATGGCGATCGACCAACGCTCCGACGACGCCGCTTCGCTCACCTTCGATACCACGCCGCTTGCCGCAGACCATGATTATCTCGGCCGCCCGGTGCTCAGCCTCTCGCTGCGCTCCGAAGCCCTCACCGGCAATCTCTGCGCCCGGCTCGTCGATATCCATCCGGATGGTACGGCGACACGCGTCGCCTTCGGCGTCATCAATCTCACCCATCGCGACGGCAACGCAGACCCCGCTCCGCTTCCGCCCAGCGAGAAAGTCTCGATCCGGCTCGTCCTCGATGCCTGTGGCTACCGCTTCCGCAAGGGACATCGCATCCGCCTGTCGCTGTCCACCGCATACTGGCCGATGATCCTGCCGCCGCCGGACGATCAAGGTGTAGAGATCGATATCGCCTCGCTTGGCCTGGCGCTGCCAATGCTCGGAGAGCATCGCCGGGTCGATATTCCCGAACCGGCCAATCCCGATCCCTTGCCCAAATACATCGAACACGCACCCGCGGCGGCGAAGCGGCAGGTCATGCGTGATCTTTCGGCCAATCGCACGGAGTATCTCATCCACGAGGATACCGGCCTCTACGAGCATCCTGAAACCGGCCTTTCGACGCGGCAACTCCGCGAGGAGGTCTGGTCGATTTCACCCGCCGATCCGCTATCGATGACAGGCAACTCCACCTGGACCTGCGACATGCGCCGCCCTGGCTGGTTCGTGCGAACTGTTGCGACGGCGAAAATCGCCTGCACGAAGACCGACTGGGTCATCAATGCCCTGGTAACGGCCTATGAAGCCGATGTTCAGATTTTCGAAAAGGTTTTCGCGGAGAAACGCGTCCCCCGCGACCTCATGTGA
- a CDS encoding ABC transporter ATP-binding protein, with translation MPELLSVRDLKIEATSYPPGEPPKRVTIVDGVSFDLQKGKVLGLIGESGAGKSTIGLSALAYGRGGAEITGGAVMLDGVDILPLGKSGIRRIRGARVCYVAQSAAAAFNPAHRLGEQVIEASVKHGLMTKDEAGKRALYLFRVLGLPNPETFGSRFPHQVSGGQLQRAMTAMALCSNPKLIVFDEPTTALDVTTQIDVLAAIKHAIEETHTAALYITHDLAVVAQVSDDIMVLRHGRQVEYGSVQQIIEAPREDYTRALVNVRQIAREEAADQSGALLKVERVSAQYSNGFKVLHDVSLHVPKGQTLAIVGESGSGKSTLARVITGLLPPSEGGIFFNGKKLTPALKERSRDELRRIQLIYQMADTAMNPRQTVRDIIGRPLTFYFGLRGAAKTARVKELLEQIEMSNGFVGRYPAELSGGQKQRVAIARALAARPELILCDEPTSALDPLVAEGILKLLLRLQEKEQISYIFITHDIATVRAIADSVAVMHRGKVVRFGPKSKALSAPFDDYTDLLLKSVPEMEIGWLERVFATRRMESAGN, from the coding sequence ATGCCTGAGCTTCTTTCCGTTCGCGACCTCAAGATCGAAGCAACCAGCTATCCGCCGGGCGAGCCGCCGAAGCGCGTCACAATCGTCGACGGCGTCTCCTTCGACCTGCAGAAGGGCAAGGTGCTGGGCCTGATTGGCGAATCCGGCGCCGGCAAATCCACGATCGGTCTTTCAGCGCTCGCCTACGGTCGCGGCGGCGCCGAAATCACCGGCGGCGCGGTCATGCTCGACGGAGTGGATATCCTGCCACTGGGGAAATCGGGCATCCGCCGGATTCGCGGCGCCCGCGTCTGCTATGTCGCGCAATCGGCTGCTGCCGCCTTCAATCCGGCCCACAGGCTGGGCGAGCAGGTGATCGAAGCTTCGGTCAAGCACGGTTTGATGACCAAGGACGAGGCCGGCAAGCGTGCTCTCTATCTCTTTCGCGTTCTCGGCCTTCCAAACCCCGAGACGTTCGGTAGCCGCTTCCCCCACCAGGTCTCGGGCGGCCAATTGCAGCGTGCCATGACGGCGATGGCGCTCTGTTCCAATCCGAAGCTGATCGTTTTCGATGAGCCGACGACCGCGCTCGATGTGACGACGCAGATCGACGTCCTGGCGGCGATCAAGCATGCCATTGAGGAAACGCATACTGCCGCACTCTACATCACGCATGATCTTGCCGTCGTTGCGCAGGTCTCGGACGACATCATGGTTCTGCGTCACGGCAGGCAAGTCGAATATGGATCTGTGCAGCAGATCATCGAGGCCCCACGGGAGGATTACACCCGTGCTCTCGTCAACGTTCGCCAGATCGCCCGCGAGGAAGCCGCCGATCAATCCGGCGCGCTTTTGAAGGTCGAACGTGTCAGCGCGCAATATTCAAACGGGTTTAAGGTTCTCCACGATGTCTCGCTGCATGTGCCGAAGGGCCAGACGCTGGCAATCGTCGGCGAATCCGGCTCCGGCAAATCGACGCTCGCCCGCGTCATCACCGGGCTCCTACCGCCCAGCGAAGGCGGAATTTTTTTCAACGGCAAGAAGCTGACGCCGGCCCTGAAGGAGCGATCGCGCGACGAGCTGCGGCGCATTCAGCTCATCTACCAGATGGCGGATACCGCCATGAACCCGCGCCAGACCGTGCGCGATATCATCGGCCGTCCCCTCACTTTCTATTTCGGCCTGCGCGGCGCGGCAAAGACCGCACGTGTCAAGGAGTTGCTCGAACAGATTGAGATGAGCAACGGCTTCGTCGGCCGCTATCCGGCCGAGCTGTCCGGCGGCCAGAAACAGCGGGTCGCCATCGCCCGCGCCCTTGCCGCCAGGCCGGAACTGATCCTTTGCGACGAGCCTACGTCGGCGCTTGACCCGCTGGTTGCCGAGGGTATTCTCAAACTTCTCCTGCGGCTGCAGGAAAAAGAGCAGATCTCCTACATCTTCATCACCCACGACATCGCAACCGTCAGAGCGATCGCCGATAGCGTCGCCGTCATGCATCGCGGCAAGGTCGTACGGTTCGGGCCGAAGTCAAAGGCGCTGTCAGCGCCTTTCGACGACTACACCGACCTGCTGCTCAAATCTGTGCCAGAGATGGAAATCGGCTGGCTGGAACGCGTCTTCGCGACACGGCGGATGGAAAGCGCCGGCAACTGA
- a CDS encoding ABC transporter permease: protein MRLRGIPITAWIGIIGILLVFICAIFAPWIAPYGETEVVGNVWQVGDAQYFFGLDNLGRDILSRLIYGARTTLFVALAATIISFSLGIILSFTAAVSRGLIDAIFSRFNDLMMSIPTLIFALVVLAVLPQNLIVLILVMAILDSTRVYRLGRAVALDVAVMEFVEAARLRGEGTIWIIFREILPNTLSPLLAEFGLRFAFSILFLSTLSFLGLGIQPPSADWGGMVKDNKDGIIFGISAALVPGSAIAALAVCVNLVVDWLLKRTSSLKGGRGDA, encoded by the coding sequence ATGAGATTGAGAGGCATCCCCATTACCGCCTGGATCGGCATCATAGGCATTCTGCTGGTCTTCATCTGTGCGATCTTCGCACCATGGATCGCGCCATATGGCGAGACCGAAGTTGTCGGCAATGTCTGGCAAGTGGGTGACGCGCAGTATTTCTTCGGCCTCGACAATCTCGGCCGCGATATTCTTTCGCGGCTGATCTACGGCGCCCGAACGACGCTGTTCGTGGCACTGGCAGCAACGATCATCTCATTTTCGCTGGGGATCATCCTCAGCTTCACCGCCGCCGTTTCGCGCGGATTGATCGACGCGATCTTCTCGCGCTTCAACGACTTGATGATGTCAATCCCGACCCTGATCTTCGCCCTTGTCGTGCTGGCGGTGCTGCCGCAGAACCTGATTGTGCTCATCCTGGTGATGGCGATCCTCGATTCCACCCGCGTCTACCGTCTCGGCCGCGCCGTCGCGCTGGATGTGGCGGTCATGGAATTCGTGGAGGCCGCCAGGCTGCGCGGCGAAGGCACGATCTGGATCATCTTCCGGGAGATCCTCCCGAACACGCTCTCGCCTCTGCTCGCCGAATTCGGCCTGCGCTTCGCCTTCTCGATCCTTTTTCTGTCGACGTTGTCCTTCCTCGGTCTCGGCATCCAGCCGCCGTCGGCGGATTGGGGCGGCATGGTCAAAGACAACAAAGACGGCATCATCTTCGGCATATCTGCCGCTCTCGTTCCGGGCTCCGCGATTGCGGCGCTCGCAGTCTGTGTCAATCTGGTGGTGGACTGGCTCCTGAAGCGCACCTCCAGCCTCAAGGGAGGGCGTGGCGATGCCTGA